GGGTACAATAATATGTGGCGCCATCTTTTGCCAAAATTTTCGAAGTACCATAATTACTCCTACAGAACGTCAATGCATGCATGGGAAAACTTACAGTTCAATCACAACAATAACATGTGGAGCATTAATTTAGTTTCATGCTTGAATAGGGTTGAAAATTGATCAAGAATTGGCAAAGTTAAGATGCATGGCTTGTTGCAGTGGGCTTAATGCTGTGGGCCAAGATCTTTGCAAAACCAACCCAATGAGATGAGATATTTGCGATATAGTAGCACGCATGCCCATCACACGATATATTGGCATTTCACACAATAAACCATAGTACGTACGTCACCTTACGTTTACACGCTACAactaaaactgatatatcatgATAAATCACCTTATGTACAATATTTCTTCATACTTACATCCTACAATTAACACCGCCGACACGCGATATCTCTTCATACTTTATACGGCATAAATAACACCATATCGTATCACCGTTTATTCACTACTACCACTTAAAACCTTGTCAGCATTAGAATTCCATTGCTTTTCACATACACACTATGCTCTATTATTGATAATTGTGAGTATTTGAACAATATTGTATCGTCATCATATCACGACTAGAAATGGTGGTGAGAGGCGCCCTCTACAGACGAGATAGGTGGACGGAGGGAGGGACAGCTTGGTCTAGCGTGTGTCCAAAGGTGTTTCGTGTGTACATGGGTAaccttttcccctttctctctctaTCGCTTCAGTTAAAGCGATCAACACATGGAATTCCTGTCTCCAAATCTTTATTAATTGCTCTTCCTCATaacccccttctccttcctcctcttcttccctttcctctctctcctctccagCCTCCGGCACCACCACCGGTGCACTACAACTCTATCCCTCCAGCCCTGTAAAATCCTCCTGCATGTGATCATGCACATGCTGCGAAGGTAAAGGTGCGGTGCTACTACTCATGGGCTCTTGGCAGCAAGGAGAACTTCAGGCAACAGCCATGGATGGTGCAGCAGCGGCGGGAgcaggaagcggcggcggtgaccACCGCCTCATCGGCTTGAGGATCGAGGAGTACGGGAAGTACATCTCGGACTCCACCTGTTGCCCCCAGTGTGGCCACAAGATCGACCGAAAGCTGGTATGTTATCATCACCTCACAAGCACGTCCGGCGACAACTTTGTTAGGTTTTGTTGTAGATGTGTTGTTGATTTTGATGAGCGTTTTTGTTGTGTGACGATGCATGCATGTAGGACTGGGTGGGGCTGCCGGCCGGGGTGAAGTTCGACCCGACGGAccaggagctgatcgagcaccTGCAGGCGAAGGTCCGGCCTggttcggcggcggcgccatcgCACCCGCTGATCGACGAGTTCATACCCACCATTGAGGGGGAGGATGGCATCTGCTACACCCATCCTGAGAAACTGCCAGGTGAATTAATTTAGCTAAACTGATCACCAGAATTCCATGGATCAGTgatctctcactctctctctctctctctctctctctctctatctctctctgcATATGTGATGTGTGCGTTTCAAAATTCTTCAAGAGGGAGTTCTCTTGTTCCCCCATCTCTTTCTTGAAAGAATTTTCCTCCTCTTCCTTTTTGGATATATACAATAGTTTTCTTTTGTATTTTTGCACTTTCTGTTTGTTTTCCCATTTCTATTTACAGTAGTTAATTTCAGCTCTCTCTCTGTCTCCAAGTACTGTTTTCTCTTTGATATTTCTGCATTTCATCTAATTAATGGTACGTGATACGCGTATAATTCTTATTCATGAAACGTGTATAATTTTTATTTATAAAGCACCATTAATGGCGTAGATCTGCAAATTCATGCACTGTATAAAGAAAAAGATGTTGCACATCCAAATCTTCTAGCACTGTATTTGCAGCATGTAATACGACATTTATGAATTATCATGTTGTAGCACATCTCTCTCgctcctccctctctctagAACGAAACGTGACATGAGATCTGCCCCTATCTTCCAAAGTTAGGTTTTGTCATCCTCTCAAGGTTGTTATATCCTCCAACAGCCAATGGCTGCTTGCATCATCacccttctctcttctcctcttGTCCCAAAGTGCAACAACCAAACAGACGTCTGTTGGCCAGCTCTGACACTCCAGGTCTATGCATTTGCACCTACACATGCTAGCTGACGTCGATGTATCCATGGCCAATTGGCCATGCAGGTTTGACCAAGGACGGCCTGAGCAGGCACTTCTTCCACCGGCCGTCCAAGGCCTACACCACCGGCACGCGCAAGCGCCGCAAGATCCAGCCGCCGGCGGCCGACGCCTCGTCGTCCTCCGCCCcggccgcgcagcagcagcagcagcggagcGAGACGCGGTGGCACAAGACCGGCAAGACGCGGCCGGTGGTGGTCGCCGGCCGGCAGCGGGGGTGCAAGAAGATCCTGGTGCTCTACACAAACTTCGGCAAGCACCGCAGGCCGGAGAAGACCAACTGGGTGATGCACCAGTACCACCTCGGCGAGAAcgaggaggagcgcgagggCGAGCTCGTCGTGTCCAAGATCTTCTACCAGACGCAGCCGAGGCAGTGTGGCGCCGCGGCGGAACCTGCCGCCCCCGCCTCCTCTGACACCGTGGATGGAGCTGCTGAcccggcggcggaggccgtGGTAGCCCCACCCGATGTCGGCGACGGCGGTGTGTTCCACGGCGCCACTGGCATTGACGAGTTCAACTTCGCGCAGTTCAGGAGCAGCTTTGAGGAGGTGAGTCTaatttatttggtaacctttaTTAACTAGCTCAGTACTCCACTCTAATTTGCTCATGGTCCTATTTGGTTGTACTGAGTTCTTTTCCTTGCATCACAAGGGCAGCTTCAATTAACAATTTATAAAAGAGAGAAGTGATTAGCTAGCGAGCAAGGGTCGAATTCTCTAGGATTTAATTTGAACCTGGGTGAGCGAGCAAACCGTGGCCCACATACCAACCACATGGCGGTTACCGGTTACTGCCTTGTTCTAAGTTTGTCGGGTCTCGGTATTAGTTGGTTATTTAAATCATTTACAGTGTGTTAATAAGGTATACGATGTGGTATTTGACACTTAAGAGGGGATTATTATTTGGACATGCATCATAAAATAACGCCCACATTAATCTTGAATATTAAAATGCGATAATGTGCTAAACTTGTGCCTATATTCTGTGGATTAATTGTTAAACAACTTGTCAACGTTTAGTATGCATTTAATGATTTTCAATGCTATTAAGTTTCTTGTTCATGAAGGGTTACTTTTTCCTATTCGCTGAAATATTGTGGTAGGAATAGATTGAGATGTTCTTGTTTGGGAGGGTGTATCGGCTTAGTCTGATCAATGAATTATAGAGAGAAAATTTAATTTGTTGCAGAAATGCAGTACTAGCTAGGATTGAGGCCTGAGCTCTTACCTAAAATTGATGGGTGTCCCCGACCAACATGCAATGCAGAAGTAACTTATTGTTCATGTGATCTATTATGTTTGAATAAGGAGAAAGATGGCTAGACAGCTTTATACAAGTATCCAATCTGCATGTATCAAATCAAATCCCCTAGTGCTGTAGGGTGGCATTATTTTTGTTCAAAAATCAAGAATAATCCTGATCTGAGGTTGCATGATGAGACAAGGACATCCCGGAAATTTGCTCGCCATGTAATCTACTTTCCTAATTGGGCCACCTTCCCTAACTTCCGATGTCTAATAAACAGTTGTTCCTTACAATAACTCATATTATAATGGTAGAAGCCGATGAATGGTTAAGTGACTGAATGTCCCACCAATTGTTTTTTGCCTATACGTAGAAATGTATATAACCATAAAATTAAGTATCGCTgtattaatcatgaaaaatacttCCACAAACTGTAGTGTGTCTAGAGTTTGATTTTACttgaaaaatattttaaaatattttatCTCACAATTATTAAAAGTTTTCAAAAAACATGTTTGAACGTCTTTAAATTGTTACCGATAATAGAATCTTTCCTAATGTTTGGTAATTTTTCCTCATTTTGGTAAATTTTCCTGATTTTGGTACCTAGCTAGTTGTCTCTGTCAGTGAGACAACTTTATATTGCAAACACTACTTACAAACTACTAATTACACTTTGCAAGTAATTATCGGGCGTATACACAGGTGGGCGTGGGAACATCAGTTCAGGTTCCGGCTAGGGCTGACGAGGAAGTGCATACAGGCCATCTTCACCTTCACCAGGAGCATGATCTTCAACAACATCGATACACCAACCACCAGGAGCAACAGCGCATGGCTGCAGCTGCGGCAGCATTTCAGATCAGCACACCAGCAGAGCCTATAACCACGATGATCTCCTCATCGCCGATGGTTCACCATGGTTCAGTCATACTTCAACAGCAGGAGCCATATGACCATTCTGCGAGTTACCGTCATCATCAGCAGGTAGTAGTATTAAATGGTCTAATATATTTTGCATGATCAACGTTACAATTAATTTTTGTACATGATCTATTTTTATAAAAGTATTAATATTACTGTTTGGTTTGATTTTTGATAAAATGAATTAGGAGGATGAGCAGCCACACCAATCTAGAAATTTTGATGGTCGGTCAACTTCTGGGCTCGAAGAGGTGATCATGGGATGCACTTCCAGGAGGTCCAGAAGAGGGGTAAGCATAAACAAACATATTGAATAGCTCAAATTTTGATGGAAGCATTGTTCAAAAATTGTGCTAGTATACTACATGTACAGTATTTATTCATTCTTGTTGCTGgtgctgtttttttttttgaagaaagcTAGTCAAACGGTATCCTAATTAAATTCAGATACTACTCTCAAGCTGTAAATGTAAAAT
The genomic region above belongs to Panicum hallii strain FIL2 chromosome 4, PHallii_v3.1, whole genome shotgun sequence and contains:
- the LOC112889931 gene encoding NAC domain-containing protein 75-like, which produces MGSWQQGELQATAMDGAAAAGAGSGGGDHRLIGLRIEEYGKYISDSTCCPQCGHKIDRKLDWVGLPAGVKFDPTDQELIEHLQAKVRPGSAAAPSHPLIDEFIPTIEGEDGICYTHPEKLPGLTKDGLSRHFFHRPSKAYTTGTRKRRKIQPPAADASSSSAPAAQQQQQRSETRWHKTGKTRPVVVAGRQRGCKKILVLYTNFGKHRRPEKTNWVMHQYHLGENEEEREGELVVSKIFYQTQPRQCGAAAEPAAPASSDTVDGAADPAAEAVVAPPDVGDGGVFHGATGIDEFNFAQFRSSFEEVGVGTSVQVPARADEEVHTGHLHLHQEHDLQQHRYTNHQEQQRMAAAAAAFQISTPAEPITTMISSSPMVHHGSVILQQQEPYDHSASYRHHQQEDEQPHQSRNFDGRSTSGLEEVIMGCTSRRSRRGEASGSGGNKESSDWQYPSFWPSDSQDHHG